A part of Acidaminococcales bacterium genomic DNA contains:
- a CDS encoding DNA-packaging protein yields MAAKKCAYWLTAEGLALLRGWARDGLADKDIAGNMGISRSTLSEWKKHCSDISDALKQGKDVADRQIENALYQKAAGGDTAAMIFWLKNRKPDKWRDRAQHEITGKDGGPVSLETETTHIYLPQKGSFDECPR; encoded by the coding sequence ATGGCGGCGAAAAAGTGCGCATATTGGCTGACGGCGGAGGGGCTTGCCCTGCTCCGGGGCTGGGCAAGGGACGGCCTGGCCGACAAGGACATTGCCGGGAACATGGGCATATCGCGCAGCACTTTAAGCGAGTGGAAAAAACATTGTTCGGACATTTCGGACGCCCTAAAACAGGGCAAGGACGTCGCCGACCGGCAGATAGAAAACGCGCTTTATCAAAAGGCCGCAGGCGGCGACACAGCGGCCATGATATTCTGGCTGAAAAACCGAAAGCCCGACAAATGGCGCGACAGGGCGCAGCACGAAATCACCGGCAAGGACGGCGGCCCGGTGTCGCTCGAAACCGAAACCACGCACATCTACCTGCCGCAAAAGGGGAGCTTCGACGAATGCCCGCGATAA
- a CDS encoding DUF1492 domain-containing protein, whose product MKTKEFLRQYYWLDRSIRAEVERRDAWRRLAEGSPNVLRKDFGASSQGDRVSHFVAKAADLSEIIDRRVAKLLRLKKEVVLAIDTVEDPKLNEILKRRYIDLWAWGDIAEEMGYSRRYVWELHGEALRQVKIPAAAT is encoded by the coding sequence TTGAAAACCAAGGAGTTTTTGAGGCAGTATTATTGGCTGGACAGGTCCATACGGGCGGAAGTTGAGCGCCGCGACGCTTGGCGGCGCTTGGCCGAAGGCTCGCCGAACGTCTTGCGCAAGGACTTCGGCGCGTCCTCCCAAGGCGACCGGGTGAGCCACTTTGTCGCGAAGGCCGCCGACCTTTCGGAGATTATAGACCGGCGCGTCGCCAAGCTCTTGCGGCTCAAAAAAGAAGTTGTGCTTGCCATTGACACGGTGGAAGACCCCAAGCTCAACGAGATTTTGAAAAGGCGTTATATAGACCTTTGGGCTTGGGGCGACATAGCCGAGGAAATGGGGTATAGCCGTCGGTATGTATGGGAATTGCACGGCGAGGCTTTGCGCCAAGTGAAAATCCCTGCCGCGGCCACATAA
- a CDS encoding tyrosine-type recombinase/integrase: MQYPNKINDFRAHLKTLGRQGSSIESYCQAVKLFYSRYDLLTEETAYAYKEGLVDTLKPRSINLRVVGLNRYMKFMGEKDFKLSGVREQQKPFLENVISFADYEFLKKKLREDGDLRSLLLISLLGATGARVSEIVKFKAEHIRAGHVDFYGKGKKYRRVYIPRSTQETALPILAAMGVESGHVFRNSRIKRGKGYGKPMSTRGIAGIIKTIGQKYGIDKEVMHPHSFRHLFAKQFLLRHNDIVFLADLMGHEELETTRIYLRKTATEQRAIVDEIIDW, from the coding sequence ATGCAATATCCAAACAAGATAAATGACTTCCGGGCGCATTTGAAAACGCTCGGGCGCCAAGGGTCGTCCATTGAAAGCTACTGCCAAGCGGTAAAGTTGTTTTACTCGCGCTACGACCTGTTGACGGAGGAGACGGCTTACGCCTACAAGGAAGGCCTCGTTGACACGCTGAAGCCCCGAAGCATAAACCTGCGCGTCGTGGGGCTCAACCGCTACATGAAATTCATGGGGGAAAAAGATTTCAAGCTGTCCGGGGTTAGGGAACAGCAAAAGCCGTTCCTTGAAAACGTGATCAGCTTTGCCGACTACGAATTTTTAAAGAAAAAGCTGCGCGAGGACGGAGACCTCCGCAGCCTGTTGCTTATCTCGCTTTTGGGCGCGACCGGGGCGAGGGTCAGCGAAATCGTCAAGTTTAAGGCGGAGCATATACGGGCCGGGCATGTCGATTTTTACGGCAAGGGGAAGAAGTACCGCAGGGTTTACATACCGCGAAGCACACAGGAAACCGCGCTCCCCATACTTGCCGCCATGGGGGTGGAGAGCGGGCATGTTTTCCGCAACAGTCGCATAAAACGGGGCAAAGGCTACGGCAAACCGATGAGCACTAGGGGGATTGCTGGCATAATCAAGACCATCGGGCAAAAATACGGCATTGACAAAGAAGTCATGCACCCCCATTCCTTTAGGCACCTGTTTGCCAAGCAGTTTCTTTTGCGGCACAACGACATTGTTTTCCTCGCGGATTTAATGGGGCATGAGGAACTTGAAACTACCCGCATATACCTGCGAAAAACGGCCACGGAACAAAGGGCGATAGTGGACGAAATCATTGACTGGTAG
- a CDS encoding class I SAM-dependent methyltransferase, translating into MNLTPEVADILVNSKIDGNALFLPEGQLERKLYLSVNKALELLGGKWNRSKKGHVFADDPAERIDTALLTGKIEDTKKIFQFFPTPPEIAAIVCRKADINPDCDVLEPSAGEGGLLSEIKKYKPRSVTAVELDISKNIFLRDCDYSYAGMDFLQWLAPRLYDRVVMNPPFMKKQDIKHILRAWELLKPGGILCAVCSPSPFFCQDSLSASFRDWVETNAVETLDFPAGAFKASGTSIRTRFVKAVRR; encoded by the coding sequence ATGAATTTGACGCCGGAAGTCGCCGATATTCTTGTTAACTCTAAAATTGATGGCAACGCGCTGTTTTTGCCGGAAGGACAGCTTGAAAGAAAGCTGTATCTTTCCGTAAACAAAGCCCTCGAGTTGCTCGGGGGGAAGTGGAACCGAAGCAAAAAGGGGCATGTGTTCGCCGACGATCCGGCGGAGCGGATAGACACCGCGCTTTTGACTGGGAAAATTGAAGACACTAAAAAAATATTTCAGTTCTTTCCTACCCCGCCAGAAATAGCCGCCATTGTTTGCCGCAAAGCGGACATAAACCCGGATTGCGACGTACTGGAACCCTCTGCCGGCGAGGGGGGACTATTGAGCGAGATAAAAAAATATAAGCCCCGTAGCGTTACGGCGGTCGAGCTTGACATCAGCAAGAATATTTTCCTGCGCGATTGCGACTACTCATACGCCGGCATGGATTTTTTACAATGGCTGGCGCCGCGATTGTATGACCGTGTGGTCATGAACCCGCCTTTTATGAAAAAACAGGACATAAAACATATTCTGCGCGCGTGGGAGTTGCTAAAGCCTGGGGGGATACTCTGCGCGGTATGCAGCCCGTCCCCTTTTTTCTGCCAGGATTCCCTGTCGGCGTCCTTCCGGGACTGGGTTGAAACAAACGCTGTGGAAACGCTTGATTTTCCTGCCGGTGCGTTCAAAGCATCCGGCACGAGCATAAGGACGCGTTTTGTCAAGGCGGTGAGACGATGA
- a CDS encoding phosphoadenosine phosphosulfate reductase family protein, translating into MLQEHTLWGLEDKEATAIKRLQAFCPEEGYYVAFSGGKDSIVVKDLVRRSGVKHDIHFSVTTVDPPELMRYVRQFHPDVERHAPQTSMRALIIKALVPPLKQARYCCGELKETGGAGRVTVTGIRWQESARRNKRQMVETCMKDSTKSFVHPIIDWSDREVWEYIRKHALPYCKLYDEGFKRIGCIMCPMAGPKGAKRDAERWPQYAEMYRQACIAAWERRVALGKENAKKGKKSNFFSGEEMYEWWTSKARKAKGEPMPTLFE; encoded by the coding sequence ATGCTGCAAGAACATACGCTTTGGGGACTTGAAGACAAAGAGGCAACGGCAATCAAGCGGCTGCAGGCGTTTTGCCCGGAAGAAGGGTACTACGTGGCTTTCTCCGGCGGCAAGGACAGCATAGTCGTCAAGGATTTGGTGCGGCGAAGCGGCGTCAAGCACGACATCCACTTCAGCGTCACGACGGTAGACCCGCCGGAGCTTATGCGGTACGTGCGTCAGTTCCACCCGGACGTGGAGCGCCATGCGCCGCAAACCAGCATGAGGGCGTTGATTATAAAAGCACTCGTGCCGCCGCTTAAACAAGCGCGCTACTGCTGCGGGGAGCTGAAAGAGACAGGCGGGGCGGGCAGGGTAACGGTTACGGGCATTCGCTGGCAGGAAAGCGCGAGGCGAAACAAGCGGCAAATGGTTGAAACGTGCATGAAGGACAGCACAAAATCCTTTGTCCACCCCATCATCGACTGGTCGGACAGGGAAGTTTGGGAGTATATCCGAAAGCACGCCTTGCCTTACTGCAAGCTGTACGACGAAGGTTTCAAGCGCATAGGCTGCATCATGTGTCCCATGGCCGGCCCGAAAGGCGCAAAGCGCGACGCCGAGCGCTGGCCGCAGTACGCCGAGATGTACCGGCAGGCTTGCATTGCCGCATGGGAAAGGCGCGTGGCGCTGGGCAAGGAGAATGCCAAAAAAGGCAAAAAGTCCAATTTTTTCAGCGGCGAGGAGATGTATGAGTGGTGGACGAGCAAAGCGCGGAAGGCAAAGGGCGAGCCAATGCCTACGCTTTTTGAGTGA
- a CDS encoding RusA family crossover junction endodeoxyribonuclease, with the protein MIVRFTVPGEPVAQGRPRFARAGKAAVAYDPQKSRDFKFLVRLVAAAHKPPELFAGPVSLCVLVYRQVPKSWGKKKTALALAGKIRPTTKPDLDNYAKGVKDALNGIVWRDDSQVTDEFCQKRYAAAPRVDVEVVDLDSEPE; encoded by the coding sequence ATGATAGTGCGCTTCACGGTGCCGGGCGAGCCGGTGGCGCAGGGCAGGCCGCGCTTCGCGCGGGCTGGCAAGGCGGCCGTTGCCTACGACCCGCAAAAGTCGCGGGACTTCAAGTTCCTTGTCCGGCTGGTGGCGGCCGCCCACAAGCCCCCGGAGCTTTTTGCCGGGCCGGTGTCCCTTTGCGTGCTTGTTTACAGGCAAGTCCCCAAAAGCTGGGGCAAGAAAAAAACCGCCCTTGCGCTTGCCGGCAAAATCCGGCCGACGACAAAGCCCGACCTCGACAACTACGCAAAGGGCGTAAAGGACGCCCTGAACGGCATCGTCTGGCGCGACGACAGCCAAGTTACAGACGAGTTTTGCCAAAAGCGGTACGCAGCCGCCCCCCGCGTGGACGTGGAAGTTGTGGATTTGGATTCCGAACCGGAATGA
- a CDS encoding DUF4373 domain-containing protein, with product MARPLKEGMDYFKHDTDAAGDEKIDALRANFGNDGYAFYFILLERIYKTDNAELDLSIPEIENSIVKKVGISKNKFKKILDFAIILRLFDRISWESKKILTSAGIKKRQKVLLEKRENWRSGKGKDDLGDGVFRAENPGENPPQNATETPISKVKISKDKLSLKDVVVDARARASEPEPPGEVDAFPEKPFDFAAYFAQRYPIPNMYWRDSLVDLGGDYPPAWLEKATGEFLRAGATSIKYLESTLLKWRKAGGEAPWDARAPVGGGRRAPPKQELELERDRQRKIRAGILPPDEDVVVDVGLDG from the coding sequence ATGGCAAGGCCGCTCAAAGAAGGCATGGACTATTTCAAACATGACACGGACGCCGCGGGCGACGAGAAAATCGACGCGCTAAGGGCCAATTTCGGCAACGACGGCTACGCTTTTTATTTCATACTTTTGGAACGGATTTACAAAACCGACAACGCGGAACTGGATCTGTCCATCCCGGAAATAGAAAATTCCATAGTGAAAAAAGTCGGAATTTCAAAAAATAAATTCAAAAAAATCTTGGATTTTGCCATAATCTTGCGGCTTTTTGATCGGATTTCGTGGGAATCCAAAAAAATATTGACTTCGGCCGGAATAAAAAAACGGCAAAAAGTCCTTTTGGAAAAAAGGGAAAACTGGCGCAGCGGCAAGGGAAAAGACGATTTGGGCGACGGGGTTTTCCGTGCGGAAAACCCCGGAGAAAACCCGCCCCAAAACGCGACAGAAACGCCGATAAGTAAAGTAAAGATAAGTAAAGATAAGTTAAGTTTAAAAGACGTGGTGGTGGATGCGCGCGCGCGCGCGAGTGAACCCGAACCCCCCGGGGAGGTTGACGCATTTCCCGAAAAGCCGTTTGACTTTGCCGCCTACTTCGCCCAAAGATACCCCATCCCCAACATGTACTGGCGGGACAGCTTGGTTGACTTGGGCGGGGACTACCCGCCGGCTTGGCTGGAAAAGGCCACGGGGGAGTTTTTGCGGGCCGGGGCGACCAGCATAAAATACTTGGAATCCACGCTTTTGAAATGGCGCAAAGCGGGGGGCGAAGCGCCTTGGGACGCCCGCGCCCCCGTCGGGGGCGGCAGAAGGGCGCCGCCCAAGCAGGAGCTGGAACTCGAGCGCGACCGGCAACGGAAAATTAGGGCGGGCATTTTGCCGCCGGACGAGGATGTGGTTGTCGATGTTGGACTTGATGGCTAA